In Candidatus Manganitrophus noduliformans, the following proteins share a genomic window:
- a CDS encoding ATP-binding protein yields the protein MNAYAWSSLITLLSVFSIGIGVLLHHPEGKVNRQFALFASSIAIWAGGRVLYLTTPDYETALFWVRFAVAGVIFIPTFFLHFVYAFLHIRRDRSLFLSYAASLLLIAINFTPWMIQGVSVKYQSSFFADAGPLYPLLLVLFTIDLSLGFNLLRRRYRLTFGPERNQIRLLFWSTLLGFGGGTTNFLTDLGLEIYSLSAYATYLVPVYAALLMYAIVRHHLLDVQIVLQNSMVYFVTFLITAIPFFLLTAFFQTVLPLKAANVTTFILFISILLVFSNIKPLTQQWVERSIFRERYRHYQSIHDFSESMVKLLHLDDLTERLFSILSETLRPQSISFFLPDGKGNFQFHGVRNSEDPAAPNHIFSSQHPLIRELQRQKRMLVCEEMEWTGNPSEALEEMRKLGCSLSLPFIFDDHLIGICHLGPKKNGKSYSPAERFMLQTLCANASVAFENARLFREVNRHAEEKIESIGVLAGGIAHDFNNILTVIMGNISLSKMQIDPGNETFTLLSQAEKASLRAKDLTQQLLTFSKGGAPLKKITSITPLLMDRTDSALRGTNARCEFSLPENLWSVEVDEGQISQVIDHLVVNAKQAMPEEGGIVRICGENVTITQGRSIHGLSLLKEEKYVKITVEDEGVGIPEENLHKIFDPYFTTKIGGSGLGLATVYSIIRRHEGFIEVKSKVAIGTTFDFYLPASRKKPFSPKEIQGPPHRHQGRILLMDDEETLRYATGKLLVHFGFEVEFAKDGAEALTIYKKFQKLGQPFDVVIMDLTIPGGMGGKETIQKLLEFAPQAKVIVSSGYSNDPVMADFRKYGFKDVVAKPYRIEELIAILHKLTTGEDE from the coding sequence ATGAACGCTTACGCTTGGTCCTCACTGATCACTCTTCTTTCCGTATTTTCTATTGGGATTGGTGTCCTCCTCCATCACCCCGAAGGAAAGGTCAACCGTCAATTTGCGCTTTTCGCATCTAGTATCGCGATCTGGGCGGGTGGTCGTGTTCTTTACCTTACGACTCCGGATTACGAAACAGCACTGTTTTGGGTTCGCTTCGCCGTCGCTGGAGTCATTTTTATTCCAACTTTCTTCCTCCACTTTGTGTATGCCTTCTTACACATAAGGCGTGACAGATCTCTTTTTCTTTCTTACGCAGCCTCGCTCCTCCTGATCGCCATTAATTTCACACCATGGATGATTCAAGGGGTTTCCGTTAAATATCAATCGTCCTTTTTCGCAGATGCAGGGCCTCTTTATCCTCTGCTCCTGGTTCTCTTCACGATTGATCTCTCCCTCGGGTTCAACCTTTTGAGAAGACGTTATCGTCTTACCTTCGGACCAGAGCGGAACCAAATACGCCTCCTTTTTTGGTCGACACTTCTCGGTTTCGGCGGCGGAACAACCAATTTTTTAACCGACCTTGGTCTGGAAATATACTCACTGAGCGCTTACGCGACTTACCTGGTTCCTGTTTATGCCGCTCTCCTGATGTATGCGATCGTCAGACACCATCTTCTCGATGTTCAGATTGTTCTCCAAAACAGTATGGTTTATTTTGTCACCTTCCTAATCACAGCCATCCCCTTCTTCCTCTTAACCGCTTTCTTTCAAACGGTTCTTCCACTCAAAGCAGCGAATGTCACAACATTCATTCTGTTTATCTCCATTCTCCTGGTTTTCTCAAACATCAAACCACTCACACAGCAATGGGTAGAGCGGTCTATTTTCCGAGAGCGATACCGGCATTATCAGTCGATCCATGATTTTAGCGAGTCGATGGTTAAACTCCTTCACCTTGACGATCTTACTGAAAGACTCTTCAGCATCCTGTCGGAAACGTTGCGCCCTCAATCGATTTCTTTTTTTCTCCCGGACGGGAAGGGAAACTTTCAGTTTCACGGAGTACGAAACTCCGAAGACCCCGCAGCGCCCAATCACATTTTCTCCTCGCAACATCCTCTCATAAGAGAATTACAGAGACAGAAGAGAATGCTGGTTTGCGAAGAAATGGAGTGGACAGGGAACCCTTCCGAAGCGCTCGAAGAGATGCGCAAACTCGGCTGTTCTCTCTCTCTTCCATTTATTTTTGACGACCACCTCATCGGGATCTGTCATTTGGGACCGAAAAAAAACGGAAAAAGTTATTCCCCCGCCGAGCGATTCATGCTCCAAACACTTTGCGCCAATGCCTCCGTTGCCTTCGAGAATGCCCGGCTCTTCAGAGAAGTGAATCGGCATGCAGAGGAGAAGATCGAATCGATCGGGGTCCTTGCGGGAGGGATCGCGCACGATTTTAACAATATTCTCACAGTGATTATGGGCAATATTTCTCTCTCCAAAATGCAGATCGATCCAGGAAATGAGACGTTCACCCTATTATCTCAGGCTGAAAAAGCTTCCCTCCGTGCCAAGGATTTGACACAGCAACTGCTGACCTTCTCTAAAGGGGGCGCCCCCCTGAAGAAGATCACCTCAATCACTCCGCTGCTGATGGACCGCACCGACTCCGCCCTGAGAGGAACAAATGCCCGGTGTGAGTTCTCCCTGCCGGAGAATCTCTGGTCGGTAGAAGTCGACGAGGGACAAATCAGCCAAGTGATTGATCATCTTGTAGTCAACGCGAAGCAGGCAATGCCGGAAGAAGGAGGTATTGTTCGGATATGTGGAGAAAATGTAACGATCACCCAGGGAAGATCGATCCATGGTCTCTCATTGCTGAAGGAGGAGAAATACGTAAAAATAACGGTGGAGGATGAGGGTGTCGGCATACCGGAAGAGAACCTGCATAAAATCTTCGACCCCTATTTTACCACCAAGATCGGCGGAAGCGGATTAGGCCTTGCAACAGTCTATTCTATTATTAGAAGACATGAGGGTTTCATTGAGGTCAAATCCAAAGTGGCAATCGGAACGACTTTCGATTTTTATCTTCCAGCCTCCCGGAAAAAACCCTTTTCTCCAAAAGAAATCCAAGGGCCTCCTCATCGTCATCAAGGAAGGATCTTACTCATGGACGATGAAGAGACATTACGATACGCGACCGGGAAATTATTGGTTCACTTCGGTTTTGAGGTTGAGTTTGCCAAAGACGGCGCAGAAGCCCTCACCATTTATAAGAAATTCCAAAAGCTCGGACAACCGTTTGACGTAGTGATTATGGATTTGACGATCCCCGGCGGAATGGGAGGGAAAGAAACAATCCAAAAACTCCTTGAGTTTGCTCCCCAAGCGAAGGTGATCGTCTCAAGCGGTTACTCGAATGACCCGGTCATGGCTGATTTTAGAAAGTACGGTTTCAAGGACGTGGTTGCAAAACCATACCGAATCGAAGAGTTGATTGCGATCCTGCACAAGCTCACCACTGGAGAGGACGAATGA
- a CDS encoding GlsB/YeaQ/YmgE family stress response membrane protein, whose protein sequence is MSILGWIIFGAIVGVIAKFLMPGDDPGGIIVTILLGIVGALIGGFIGRALGMYGPEQQAGGFIMSILGAILVLWGYRATIGRRTA, encoded by the coding sequence ATGAGTATTCTCGGCTGGATTATCTTTGGAGCAATTGTCGGCGTCATCGCAAAATTTTTGATGCCGGGTGATGATCCTGGCGGAATCATCGTCACGATTTTGCTCGGCATCGTCGGTGCGCTGATCGGCGGTTTCATCGGTCGGGCGCTCGGAATGTATGGGCCCGAACAACAAGCGGGCGGCTTTATCATGTCGATTCTCGGGGCGATTCTCGTGCTCTGGGGATATCGCGCAACGATTGGCCGCAGAACCGCTTGA
- a CDS encoding putative signal transducing protein, with amino-acid sequence MDFILLHRFPSRMEAEMAGEILKQSEIPYLIQSEDIGIFGPGAGPAPMGARLMVRQDDLQDAKVLLSGLI; translated from the coding sequence ATGGATTTCATCCTTCTCCATCGCTTTCCATCTCGGATGGAAGCGGAAATGGCAGGGGAGATCTTAAAGCAGTCGGAGATCCCTTATCTGATCCAATCAGAAGATATCGGAATCTTCGGACCGGGCGCCGGACCGGCCCCGATGGGGGCGCGTCTCATGGTTCGTCAAGACGATCTCCAGGATGCAAAAGTCCTCCTTTCGGGGCTGATCTGA
- a CDS encoding segregation and condensation protein A — MESEAAYEVKVGTFEGPLELLLHLIKKNEINIYDIPIALITQQYIETLDLMKSLNLSIAGEFLVMAATLIHIKSKTLLPPAEEEADEEDPRRELVARLLEYQKFKDAAEQLEERESLWREIFRKEPSPSPELLPEEVPLVDLDLYDLLDALKNVLAKIPDKKVLQVTIDELSVKDRMQFLMERMGTIESILFDDLFEGIRTRHSVVVTFLALLEIIRLGLVRVVQGDDCGPLRLFKTKNLSGEVE, encoded by the coding sequence ATGGAATCAGAAGCGGCATATGAAGTAAAAGTCGGGACGTTCGAGGGACCCCTCGAACTCCTCCTTCATCTGATCAAAAAGAACGAGATCAATATCTACGATATCCCCATCGCGCTGATCACCCAGCAGTATATTGAAACGCTCGATCTCATGAAATCCCTCAATCTCTCGATCGCCGGGGAATTTCTGGTCATGGCGGCGACCCTCATCCACATCAAATCTAAAACACTCCTGCCTCCCGCGGAAGAAGAAGCCGACGAGGAAGATCCGCGCCGCGAATTGGTGGCGCGCCTTCTGGAATATCAGAAATTTAAAGATGCGGCCGAACAGCTGGAGGAGAGGGAGAGCCTCTGGCGGGAGATTTTCCGCAAAGAGCCTTCCCCCTCTCCCGAGCTCCTTCCCGAGGAAGTTCCGCTGGTCGATCTCGATCTTTACGACCTTCTCGATGCCTTGAAGAATGTTCTGGCGAAAATTCCCGACAAAAAAGTGCTTCAAGTCACGATCGATGAGCTGAGCGTTAAAGATCGAATGCAGTTTCTGATGGAGCGGATGGGGACGATCGAAAGCATTCTCTTTGACGATCTCTTTGAGGGAATCCGGACGCGCCATTCCGTCGTGGTCACCTTCTTGGCGCTTCTGGAGATCATTCGTCTCGGCTTGGTTCGGGTGGTTCAGGGAGATGATTGCGGGCCGCTTCGCTTATTCAAAACAAAAAATCTTTCGGGAGAGGTGGAGTAG
- the scpB gene encoding SMC-Scp complex subunit ScpB has translation MEDHEIKPVIEALMFVSGDPISIDRLHDVLTAVDKAKIRALLEELKFDYVQSNRGLQVVEVAGGYQITTRIEMAPWIKEMEKVKAAARLSKPGLETLAIIAYKQPATRAEIEQIRGVDAAGVLKTLMERKLIKIVGRKEVAGRPMMYGTTREFLQYFGLADITGLPTLKEFSEVVDAEREGEVYSETSEAISDSTQQPPLEGASSEAPETMAEAETPEPLEEETILSGSNPSQGE, from the coding sequence ATGGAAGATCATGAGATAAAGCCGGTCATAGAAGCATTGATGTTCGTTTCGGGCGATCCGATCTCAATCGATCGGCTTCATGACGTCCTCACCGCGGTCGATAAGGCGAAGATCAGGGCCCTCCTGGAGGAGCTTAAATTCGATTACGTCCAGTCGAATCGGGGACTCCAGGTGGTCGAAGTGGCGGGCGGCTATCAGATCACCACCCGGATCGAGATGGCCCCCTGGATCAAAGAGATGGAGAAAGTAAAGGCGGCGGCCCGTCTTTCGAAGCCGGGATTGGAGACGCTGGCGATCATCGCCTACAAGCAGCCGGCGACCCGCGCCGAGATCGAGCAGATCCGCGGCGTCGATGCGGCCGGGGTCTTGAAGACATTGATGGAGCGAAAGCTCATCAAGATCGTCGGCAGAAAAGAAGTTGCCGGCAGACCGATGATGTACGGCACCACCCGCGAATTCCTCCAGTACTTCGGCCTTGCCGACATCACCGGCCTTCCGACCCTCAAAGAATTCTCGGAGGTGGTCGACGCGGAACGGGAAGGAGAGGTCTATTCAGAAACATCGGAAGCAATCTCTGATTCAACGCAACAGCCCCCCCTAGAAGGGGCTTCTTCTGAAGCTCCCGAAACAATGGCCGAGGCGGAAACGCCGGAGCCGCTCGAAGAAGAGACGATCCTAAGCGGGTCAAATCCATCGCAGGGGGAGTGA